Proteins encoded within one genomic window of Camelina sativa cultivar DH55 chromosome 19, Cs, whole genome shotgun sequence:
- the LOC104767574 gene encoding uncharacterized protein LOC104767574 → MAFPCVKRIVLSVLPLLLLLSVSPVSSSLSPSDKVTKDLLYQLCSQPAIFNHFCIIWLTNDPTTFTLNFYGLLGLVIQKTQLYGYKNLAMMKSLVRTTTDPMLKIPYGSCVTYYESAIKSMEEAIKFAISKKYELTSHAAGKAFSSINACEAELAGRNTVPSDVPLRNLQFKRMCNIVRVFSDVLTAKNY, encoded by the exons ATGGCTTTTCCTTGCGTTAAAAGAATCGTACTTTCAGTTctccctcttctccttcttttatcAGTTAGTCCTGTATCTTCATCTTTGTCTCCGAGTGACAAAG TCACAAAAGACTTACTCTACCAACTCTGCTCACAACCAGCAATTTTTAACCACTTCTGCATCATTTGGCTTACCAATGATCCAACAACGTTCACCCTCAACTTTTATGGTCTTCTCGGTTTGGTCATCCAAAAGACGCAATTGTATGGCTATAAGAACCTAGCGATGATGAAAAGCTTAGTAAGAACCACGACTGATCCGATGCTCAAGATACCGTATGGGTCGTGCGTAACATATTATGAGTCAGCCATTAAATCGATGGAGGAAGCTATAAAGTTTGCTATCTCGAAGAAGTACGAGTTAACATCTCATGCGGCTGGGAAAGCCTTTTCTAGTATAAATGCGTGTGAAGCTGAACTTGCAGGACGTAATACTGTGCCGTCTGATGTTCCATTACGTAATCTCCAGTTTAAAAGAATGTGTAACATTGTTAGAGTTTTCTCTGACGTTTTGACGGCAAAAAATTATTAA